The window GCCTTGACCGCGCCCCGTTCGGTTCTGAACTGGGTCCGGAGCGACGAAAGCGAGAGGAGGTCAGTCACTACCGGCGGTAGCGCGCCTGACGGAAAAATATCTTTGGGGACAGTGGAACCTTTATACGACTACCGGAGCGTCTCACGATATGAGCGGTCCCGCAGGCGACGACGCGCCCACGAACGTACAGGTCGGAGACGGGTGGTCCGCGGTCATGGAGGACATGGAGGCGACCGCGGCGGAGTACCGAGCGCGCGGGTGGACGACGCTCGAACTGCACCCCGGGGACTCGGTCCTGGTCGACTCGGACCGTCGAACGGGGCTCGACGTCGTCCTCCCCGGCCCGGAGTTCGAGGACCTCGAGTCGCTCGTCGACGACCGGGAGTTCCGAGACGTCGAGGTGTTCCGGGCGGAGGGCGACGGGCTGGTGTACCTGCTCGTCGCCGAGCTCGCTCCCGAGAGCGAGACGGCCGTGTTCGTCCCCGCGTACTACGACCCGAGCCAGGCGGCGGAGACGATCGAATCGATCAGAGACGCGGGAACTGTGCGCCTCTTCTGTCGCCGATTGAACGACGACACCGTGCGGTTCGTCCACGACGATCCGGCGCCGTTCCTCCCGGAACCCGTCGAATAAGCGTTTGTCGTGAATCAACGGTGACAGCACGTCGGAGACGCGTGAACGGCACGCTCCGGAGCCGACGGGTCCAATAAAAAGAACTTCTCGAAGTCGGACGCGGCCTCAGAGGATGCCGGCGGCCTCGGCGGTCTCGACGATGTCCTGCGCCATCTTGTTGGTCGCCTCGTCGACCATCTGGCCGTCGACGCTCACGGCGCCTTTGCCCTCCTCCATCGCCTCGGCGTAGGCGTCGACGATGCGCTTGGCGCGCTCGGCGGTCTCCGGATCCGGCGCGAACACTTCGTTGCCGATCTCGATCTGCGACGGGTGGATCGCCCACTTGCCGTCGCAGCCGATCATGTTGGCGTTCTCGGCGGACTCGCGGAAGCCCTCGGCGTCCTCGATGTCGGCGTAGGGCCCGTCGAGACACGGCAGACCGGCCGACTTCGCCGCGGCGTTACACTCGGAGAGCGCGTGGTGCCAGTAGTGGCCCGGGTACTCCGGGAACTGACCGATGTCGAGCCCGGGCGTCCCCATCGCGGCGGAGTAGTCGCCCGGACCGAAGATGATCGACGAGAGCCGGTCGGAGGCGTGCGCGATGTCGTGGACGTTGTGCATCCCTTCGCCGTCCTCGATCTGCGGTTCGAGGCCGATGCCGCCGACTTCCAGGTCGTTGTTCTCCTCAACCTGTTCGAGCAGGTTCTCGACGGTGTGGATGTCGCTGGCGGACTTGACCTTCGGAACGATGATGTCGTCGATATACTCGCCCGCCTCGCCGACGACCGTGATCAGGTCGTCGTACCACCACTTGGTGTCGATCCCGTTCATGCGGAAGCTGAGGACCTTGTCGCTCCAGTCCTCCTCGCGTGCGGCCTTGATGAGCGGCTCGCGCGCGTCCGGCTTCGCGTTCGGCGCCACGGAGTCCTCCAGATCGAGGAACACCTCGTCGGCGTCGCTGTCGGCCGCCGAGTGCATCATCTTCTCGTCGCTCGCGGGCGTTGCAAGCTGCGTCCGGCGAAGAGTCACGTCAGTCATATAGCGGCCGTACCACGCTCGTCCATGAAAATAAAGCTACCTCACCCGGGGGTATTTTCTCTGAGTCGGAAGCGAGTTAACATAGAAAGGACGGCCGCTAAACCCCGGCCGTGTCGGGTGCGCTCAGCGGTCCGCGCGGCGGACCACGGCCACGATCAACAGCGCGAGGGCGAGCGCCCCGACGACCCCGCCCAGGGCGGTCGGCGGGACGAGCCCCGGCTCCCCGACCGGAGCGCCCCCGGCCGCTCCGATCGACGCGATCACGGACAGCGTCACGATAACCGCGGCGAGGAAGACCGTACGAGCCAACGAGCGTGTCATCTACTGACCACCGGTCGTTGTCCCGCCTCGCGTGAACCGTCGATGAGCCCGTACATACTCGCGACACTCCGCCGTGGAGCCATCGTAACGAAGGCCCGGCGGTAGGGTAGTATTTCGCCGCCAGAACCGTCGTTTCCGGCTGCTGAAACATCGTCAAGGAGTGCCTGAAACCAAGTCTGAGACGCTGAGCTGCGGGATACGGACTCACCGCTCACCGAGACGTCGACCGCGAAAAATCGTCGGGGTTCGAGGCGGGAACGGCCCCGGCCGCGTCAGTCGTCGGCCGGGGTGCGCGGTTCAGCCGGCGGCTCGGCGTCGTCCGCCGGGTCGTCGACGGCCTCGACGTCGGGGGACTCGTCGAGCCGTTCGTCCGCCTCCTCGGACCGGTGACGCGCTCGGAGCTCCTCGATCGAGCGCGCCTCGACGTTGTGATGGCACATGACAACAGTTGTCAAGGACCATGCACGGATAAGCGTTACGCCGATATCGCGGAGAGGGCCGCTGACGCGGGCGTTCTTACGGTTTAACGAGTACCTTGATCGCCTCGCGCTCGTCCATCATCCGGTAGCCCTCGTCGACCTCGTCGAGGCCGACCGTCTCGGTGAAGATCGGCGCGGGGGCGAGAGTGTCCCGGAGCACGTCGGTCATCGGCTCCTCGGCGTACGCGCTGACGAGAGCGACGCCGCCGGTGAGCGTGACGTCGTCACCGACTCGCGTACTTATACGCCTGTATTATTCGCAGAGACCGTTATTCACCGAGCCCCGAATGGTCACGTATGGGAGGATTCAACCGAGAGCCGCCGCCGACTCGATCGACTGATACCGTCGGACGTCGCGGTAACGCGGAGGTGCGTCGGGCATGAGCGGGGCCGCGACCGACCGCGATCCGGCCGCCGGCGACGCCGAGGACGGCTGGACCATCGTCGCCGCCGTCAAGCAGGTCCCCGACAGCGACGAGGTCGGGATCGACCCCGACACGGGACGGCTCGACCGAGCGAACGCCCCCGCCGTGCTCAACGCGCCCGACAGGGACGCGTTAGAGGCCGCGCTGTCGATCCGCGACGCGGTCGGCGGCACGGTCACCGCGATCACGATGGGGCCGCCGACGGCGACGGACGTGTTGGAGGAGGCGGTCGCGATGGGGTGTGACGACGCCGCGCTCGTCACCGACCGCGCGTTCGCCGGCAGCGACACGTGGCCGACGAGCTACGCGCTCGCCGAGACCGTCGACCACCTCGACGCCGACGTGGTCGTCTGCGGCGAGGAGACGACGGACTCCTCGACCGGGCAGGTCCCGCCGGGGATCGCCGCCCACAACGGCTGGGCGCAGCTGACCTACGTCGAGGGCGTCGACCCGCTCCCCGAGGAGGGTCGGCTCGCCGCGCGACGCGACGTCGAGGGGGGCCACGAGCGGGTCGCCGCCGACCTCCCCGTCGTCGTCGCGGTCGCGTACGGGGAGTTCGAGCCGAGGCCCGCCGGCCTCCACCGGAAGCTCTACGCCGAGAACGACTTCGAGCCGATGGAGCTCACGGCCGACGACCTCGGGATCGACGCCGACGACGTGGGGATGGACGCCTCCCCGACGCAGGTCGGCGGGATGGAGACGGTCGAGCCGGTCGACCGCGAGAAGGAGACGGTCGAGACGCCCGCGGAACTCCTCGACGCCCTCGCGGACGAGGGGGTGATCGCCCGATGACCGACGCTGAGGCCGGCGACGCGGAATCGGCGCCGA is drawn from Halorubrum sp. CBA1229 and contains these coding sequences:
- a CDS encoding electron transfer flavoprotein subunit beta/FixA family protein, whose amino-acid sequence is MSGAATDRDPAAGDAEDGWTIVAAVKQVPDSDEVGIDPDTGRLDRANAPAVLNAPDRDALEAALSIRDAVGGTVTAITMGPPTATDVLEEAVAMGCDDAALVTDRAFAGSDTWPTSYALAETVDHLDADVVVCGEETTDSSTGQVPPGIAAHNGWAQLTYVEGVDPLPEEGRLAARRDVEGGHERVAADLPVVVAVAYGEFEPRPAGLHRKLYAENDFEPMELTADDLGIDADDVGMDASPTQVGGMETVEPVDREKETVETPAELLDALADEGVIAR
- a CDS encoding CoA ester lyase, encoding MTDVTLRRTQLATPASDEKMMHSAADSDADEVFLDLEDSVAPNAKPDAREPLIKAAREEDWSDKVLSFRMNGIDTKWWYDDLITVVGEAGEYIDDIIVPKVKSASDIHTVENLLEQVEENNDLEVGGIGLEPQIEDGEGMHNVHDIAHASDRLSSIIFGPGDYSAAMGTPGLDIGQFPEYPGHYWHHALSECNAAAKSAGLPCLDGPYADIEDAEGFRESAENANMIGCDGKWAIHPSQIEIGNEVFAPDPETAERAKRIVDAYAEAMEEGKGAVSVDGQMVDEATNKMAQDIVETAEAAGIL